One part of the Algibacter sp. L1A34 genome encodes these proteins:
- a CDS encoding response regulator, with protein MKTILLIEDDVVLRDCTTELLELSNYTVVKASNGKIGVELAKLKRPDIIVCDIMMPELDGYGVIKMLSKNKNTKSIPFIFLSAKTEVCDVRKGMNLGADDYISKPFAINDLINAIESRLAKVAILQDLATKSNTTKSVDIEDEIKTINDLKNYFDDYGSIFRYSKDQVIYNEGDHTNYIYLINKGAVKCHQIQEQGKELVTALYKEDDLFGYTSFTQNIPHKETVTAIDDTELTGVSVIEFNQILNNNHKLTIELMQLLSDNLIEIKKQLLEKAYASVNKKTATTILKFAEKINRKPDDPIKISRSDLASVAGIATETLIRALTEFKKLGIIKSEGRNIKVVDIEKLKQIY; from the coding sequence ATGAAAACAATTTTACTTATTGAAGATGATGTGGTTTTAAGAGATTGTACAACAGAACTTTTAGAGCTATCTAACTACACGGTGGTAAAAGCTTCTAATGGAAAAATAGGAGTAGAGTTGGCAAAGTTAAAAAGGCCAGATATTATAGTTTGCGATATAATGATGCCAGAACTCGATGGGTACGGTGTTATTAAAATGCTTTCAAAAAATAAAAACACCAAGTCTATTCCTTTTATATTTTTATCTGCTAAAACAGAGGTTTGTGATGTTAGAAAAGGTATGAATTTAGGCGCAGACGATTATATTAGCAAACCCTTTGCTATTAACGATCTTATTAACGCTATAGAAAGTCGTTTAGCTAAAGTCGCTATTTTACAAGATTTAGCTACAAAATCGAATACTACTAAAAGTGTAGATATTGAAGATGAAATAAAAACCATTAACGATTTAAAAAACTATTTTGACGATTATGGTTCCATATTTAGATATAGTAAAGACCAGGTTATTTACAATGAAGGCGACCATACCAATTATATTTATTTAATTAACAAAGGCGCTGTAAAATGCCACCAAATACAGGAGCAGGGCAAAGAACTTGTAACGGCTCTTTATAAAGAAGACGATTTGTTTGGTTACACATCTTTTACGCAAAACATACCACACAAAGAAACCGTTACCGCTATCGACGATACCGAGTTAACCGGTGTTTCTGTTATTGAATTTAATCAAATTCTTAACAATAATCATAAATTAACTATCGAGCTTATGCAGTTATTATCTGATAACCTTATAGAAATAAAAAAGCAATTATTAGAAAAAGCTTATGCCTCGGTAAATAAAAAAACAGCAACTACTATTTTAAAATTTGCCGAAAAAATAAATAGAAAGCCAGACGATCCAATAAAAATTTCTAGAAGCGATTTAGCAAGTGTTGCCGGAATTGCAACCGAAACATTGATTAGAGCTTTAACGGAATTTAAAAAACTAGGTATTATAAAATCTGAAGGTAGAAATATAAAAGTAGTCGATATTGAAAAACTAAAGCAGATCTATTAG
- a CDS encoding universal stress protein, with amino-acid sequence MRKILIPTDFSENANNAIEFAVNLFKYDISEFYIMHAYQDDIYANESALTKANLADVKSEMRKKSQKELENTIREIENISPNPRHTFYPISANNLLIEEADIVVDDQNIDIIIMGTKGKTNDKKITFGSHTLQVLKYVQCPVLAIPENYKYTQPRHILFPTDYMIPYKRRELKLLCEMASPYRAVIDVLYISKIEKLSMRQLDNQKFIDEELCKNTVNFKVEKSKHIINTIYKYLKENHVDMLVMVNTRHSFLENILFQSTTIDELSLNLDIPFLALQNMKRKNI; translated from the coding sequence ATGAGAAAGATATTGATTCCCACCGATTTTTCAGAAAATGCCAATAACGCTATAGAATTTGCTGTAAACTTATTTAAGTATGATATTAGTGAGTTTTATATTATGCATGCTTATCAAGACGATATTTATGCTAATGAGTCTGCATTAACCAAAGCTAACTTAGCTGATGTGAAATCTGAGATGCGTAAAAAATCTCAGAAAGAATTAGAAAATACTATAAGAGAAATTGAAAATATTTCTCCTAATCCAAGACATACTTTTTATCCCATTTCGGCCAATAATTTACTTATTGAAGAGGCCGATATTGTTGTTGATGATCAAAATATCGACATTATAATTATGGGTACTAAAGGGAAAACGAATGATAAAAAAATAACTTTTGGGAGCCATACATTACAAGTTTTAAAATATGTGCAATGCCCTGTGCTTGCTATTCCAGAGAATTATAAATACACCCAACCAAGACACATTCTTTTTCCTACCGATTACATGATTCCTTATAAAAGAAGAGAACTTAAGCTGCTATGCGAAATGGCTTCTCCATATAGAGCTGTAATAGATGTGCTTTACATATCTAAAATAGAAAAGTTGTCTATGAGACAGTTGGATAACCAAAAATTTATAGATGAGGAGTTATGCAAAAACACCGTTAATTTTAAAGTAGAAAAAAGCAAACACATCATTAATACAATATATAAATATCTTAAAGAAAACCATGTAGATATGCTTGTTATGGTTAATACAAGACATTCATTTTTAGAAAATATTTTGTTTCAATCTACAACTATAGATGAATTGAGCTTAAATCTTGATATTCCGTTTTTAGCATTACAAAACATGAAACGTAAAAACATATAA
- a CDS encoding universal stress protein — protein MKKILLPTDFSENSWNAIKYALQLFKNETCKFYLLNTYTPVIYHAEYVLVEPAQLGMIDSVRDEVLKNLEDYKTRIKNEFKNPKHTIETIGAFNMLIAEITEIVEDKAIDYVVMGTKGATGAKEILFGSNTVHVFKNVKCPILAVPSGFEFETPHEILFPTDYSIKYTEQQLKPIKFMVENNNTSRVNILYLTYGYDLSEAQKENKNILEKSFKKIAHLFHEESNQTVEVGITNFQQKTKVNLLIMINNKHSFFENLFFKSTIKHIGFHLNIPFLVIPSKGIKA, from the coding sequence ATGAAAAAGATACTTCTTCCTACCGATTTTTCCGAAAATTCTTGGAATGCTATAAAATATGCATTGCAACTTTTTAAAAACGAAACTTGTAAATTTTATTTACTAAACACTTACACACCTGTAATATACCATGCTGAATATGTATTGGTAGAACCTGCTCAATTGGGCATGATAGATAGCGTTAGAGATGAGGTTTTAAAAAACTTAGAAGATTATAAAACGCGTATTAAAAACGAGTTTAAGAACCCTAAGCATACTATAGAAACCATAGGGGCCTTTAACATGCTTATTGCAGAAATTACAGAAATTGTTGAAGATAAAGCTATCGATTATGTTGTAATGGGTACAAAAGGTGCTACTGGTGCGAAAGAAATTTTATTTGGATCGAATACAGTACATGTATTTAAAAATGTGAAGTGCCCAATACTTGCTGTTCCTAGCGGATTTGAGTTTGAAACACCACACGAAATTTTATTTCCAACAGATTATTCCATAAAGTATACGGAGCAACAATTAAAACCAATTAAATTTATGGTTGAGAATAATAATACCTCCAGAGTTAATATACTTTACCTTACTTATGGTTATGATTTATCTGAAGCACAGAAAGAAAATAAAAATATCTTAGAAAAATCCTTTAAAAAAATAGCACATTTATTTCATGAAGAGAGTAACCAAACCGTAGAAGTAGGTATCACTAATTTTCAGCAAAAAACAAAAGTTAATTTGTTGATTATGATTAATAATAAACACTCATTTTTTGAAAACTTATTTTTCAAATCTACAATAAAGCATATTGGTTTTCATTTAAACATTCCATTCTTAGTTATTCCTTCAAAGGGTATTAAAGCCTAA
- a CDS encoding PAS domain-containing sensor histidine kinase, whose protein sequence is MFRQDQEIFNILLETVSEGVIIVDNLQKIVEVNASVEFIFGYTKKEIFGKELNVLIPSNYHHSHSKYFKAFLKASKRIKMGDVRDIFALKKDGTIFPVEVELNPFQIYNKTYVMALIKDVSEKKEIEKNLMLRTKALQSANNGIVITDALKDDNPIIYFNSAFQNLTGYSEVEILNHNCRFLQAQDRNQEPLKKLRTAIKNGESCQATLRNYKKDGSLFWNDLYIFPITNSKGIVTNFIGIQNDVTLRKKVEEERHHLASIFDESLNEIYVFDAETLKFINVNYGAQINIGYSLDELKHMTPLDIKKNDTEIEFRNTIDVLLKKKVNKIEFETLHKRKNGSEYPVEVHLQLSNLNNKEVFVAIILDITERKSYTNKLENKVEERTKQLEMALVKEKDINELKTNFLSLVSHEFKTPLSGILSSSELLSRYQLTEHQEKRNEYIKNITDKVYYLNNILNDFLSVDKLERGKVNYRFNHFKLSKVINEVVYNANMLLKDGQNIKYPENIDDLSIYQDEKIIQLIFTNLLHNAIKYSPEGSIIDMHIEQDDKFITATITDQGMGIPEKDQKNIFERYFRAQNAINIQGTGIGLNIVKNHINNIGGTIFFKSEENKGSTFTITFPNIGLE, encoded by the coding sequence ATGTTTAGACAAGATCAAGAAATATTTAATATTCTATTAGAAACGGTTTCCGAGGGTGTTATTATTGTTGATAATCTCCAAAAAATAGTTGAAGTCAATGCATCGGTAGAATTTATTTTTGGATACACAAAAAAAGAAATTTTTGGCAAGGAGCTAAACGTATTAATTCCGTCTAATTATCATCATAGTCACTCTAAGTATTTTAAAGCGTTTCTTAAGGCAAGTAAACGTATAAAAATGGGTGACGTTAGAGATATTTTTGCCTTAAAAAAAGATGGAACTATTTTTCCGGTAGAAGTAGAATTAAACCCTTTTCAAATTTATAACAAAACTTATGTTATGGCTTTGATTAAAGATGTTTCAGAAAAAAAGGAAATTGAAAAAAACTTAATGCTGCGTACCAAAGCATTACAATCTGCTAATAATGGCATAGTGATTACCGATGCTTTAAAAGATGATAATCCTATCATTTATTTCAATTCGGCTTTTCAAAACCTTACGGGTTATTCCGAGGTAGAAATACTTAACCATAATTGTAGATTTTTGCAAGCTCAAGATAGAAATCAAGAACCTCTTAAAAAACTTCGAACTGCAATAAAAAACGGGGAAAGCTGCCAAGCAACGCTTCGTAATTATAAAAAAGATGGTAGCTTATTTTGGAATGATTTGTACATTTTTCCGATAACGAATTCTAAAGGTATTGTTACAAATTTTATTGGTATTCAGAATGATGTTACACTAAGAAAAAAAGTAGAAGAAGAACGTCATCATTTAGCGTCTATTTTTGACGAGTCTTTAAATGAAATTTATGTTTTTGATGCTGAAACATTAAAGTTTATAAATGTTAATTATGGTGCGCAAATTAATATAGGCTATAGTTTAGATGAATTAAAACACATGACGCCTTTAGATATTAAAAAAAATGATACCGAAATTGAATTTAGAAATACCATAGACGTTTTATTAAAAAAGAAAGTAAATAAGATTGAGTTTGAAACGTTGCATAAGCGTAAAAATGGATCAGAATATCCTGTTGAAGTTCATTTGCAATTATCAAACCTAAACAACAAAGAAGTTTTTGTAGCTATTATTTTAGACATTACAGAACGTAAAAGTTATACTAATAAATTAGAAAATAAAGTAGAAGAACGAACCAAACAACTGGAGATGGCATTGGTTAAAGAAAAAGATATAAATGAATTGAAAACTAATTTTTTATCATTAGTATCTCACGAATTTAAAACACCTTTAAGTGGTATCTTATCTTCTAGCGAGTTACTTAGCAGATACCAATTAACCGAGCACCAAGAAAAACGAAATGAGTATATAAAAAATATCACGGATAAAGTGTATTATTTAAATAACATCTTGAACGACTTTTTATCGGTAGATAAGCTGGAGCGTGGAAAAGTGAATTATAGATTTAACCATTTTAAACTTAGTAAAGTAATTAACGAGGTTGTTTATAATGCTAACATGCTTTTAAAAGATGGTCAGAATATAAAGTATCCCGAAAACATAGACGATTTATCTATATATCAAGATGAAAAAATTATTCAGTTAATTTTCACCAATCTTTTGCACAACGCTATAAAATATTCCCCAGAAGGATCCATTATAGATATGCATATTGAACAGGATGATAAATTTATAACAGCAACTATTACCGATCAAGGAATGGGTATTCCTGAGAAAGACCAAAAAAATATTTTTGAACGTTATTTTAGAGCACAAAATGCAATAAATATTCAAGGCACGGGCATAGGTTTAAATATCGTTAAAAATCATATAAATAATATAGGTGGTACTATTTTTTTTAAAAGTGAAGAAAATAAAGGATCCACTTTTACAATAACATTTCCGAATATAGGGTTAGAATAA
- a CDS encoding universal stress protein produces the protein MKRKILLPTDFSDNAWSATVYALKLFAEQECTFYFLNSIVVKVNMLSNVSNKLITTMRENAMVELLDLKELVQSSDPNPKHDFDIILSSDDLNKAVKNAVEKHDISLIIMGTKGATGAKELFFGSNTVSLIMKIKNCPVLMIPEEFDFIKPKQIAFPTDYNHFYHANEIKSLRELADLYSSEIRIVHIDVEEELSDKQSDNLIVLESYLKNNNFSLHWMPNYAEKVEEINDFIEELDIDILAMVKYNHNFFQKILNEPVIKDLGFHAKIPFLVIPESVDI, from the coding sequence ATGAAGCGTAAAATTTTATTGCCAACCGATTTTTCGGATAATGCATGGAGCGCTACGGTTTATGCCCTAAAACTTTTTGCAGAACAAGAGTGTACTTTTTATTTTTTAAACTCAATAGTGGTTAAGGTAAACATGCTTTCTAATGTTTCCAATAAATTAATTACAACAATGAGAGAAAATGCTATGGTAGAGCTTTTAGATTTAAAAGAACTAGTACAAAGTAGTGATCCAAACCCAAAACATGATTTTGATATTATTTTAAGTTCAGATGATTTAAATAAGGCAGTGAAAAATGCTGTTGAAAAACATGACATTAGTCTTATAATAATGGGGACAAAAGGTGCCACTGGAGCAAAAGAGCTTTTCTTCGGAAGTAATACTGTAAGCCTTATTATGAAGATTAAAAACTGTCCTGTTTTAATGATACCAGAGGAATTTGATTTTATAAAACCTAAGCAAATTGCTTTTCCAACAGATTACAATCATTTTTATCACGCTAATGAAATTAAATCTTTAAGAGAATTAGCCGATTTATATAGCTCAGAAATTAGAATTGTACATATTGATGTTGAGGAAGAGCTCTCCGATAAGCAAAGTGATAACTTAATAGTGTTGGAGAGTTATTTAAAAAATAATAACTTCAGTTTACATTGGATGCCAAATTATGCTGAAAAGGTTGAAGAAATCAATGATTTTATAGAAGAATTGGATATTGATATTCTAGCTATGGTAAAGTACAATCATAATTTTTTTCAAAAAATATTAAACGAACCTGTTATAAAAGATCTAGGTTTTCATGCTAAAATTCCATTTTTAGTAATACCAGAATCAGTAGATATTTAG
- a CDS encoding universal stress protein — MKNILLPTDFSKNSWNAIKYAVAFFEKETCNFYLLHVNMLSDVLESNSSYKNISNSDVIEDVYTKPAMQKLRKVLTRISKHIVPNKNHRFYSLLDYDFFIESIRKHVEEKKIDMIVMGTKGASGLAEIILGSNTGDVITKVKCSTLAVPEEAQFTELKELAFPTDFSLNYDMQILQPLFDVLENHKPALHIVHVSKNKTDLNIEQKRNRELLDDYFSYTNHSFHYLRNKKTEVAIQSFIKNEKINMICMVAKNLNYFQQILFHSNVEEISYHTKIPFLVLHDKN; from the coding sequence ATGAAAAATATATTATTACCCACCGATTTTTCAAAAAACTCATGGAATGCTATTAAATATGCGGTAGCTTTTTTCGAAAAAGAAACTTGCAACTTTTATTTACTCCATGTAAATATGCTTAGTGATGTTTTGGAAAGTAACTCTTCATATAAAAATATTAGTAATTCTGATGTTATTGAAGATGTTTATACTAAACCTGCCATGCAAAAGTTACGTAAGGTTTTAACGCGTATTTCAAAACATATTGTACCAAATAAAAATCATCGATTTTATTCTCTTTTGGATTACGATTTTTTTATAGAATCTATAAGAAAACATGTAGAAGAAAAAAAAATAGATATGATAGTTATGGGGACCAAAGGCGCCTCTGGTTTAGCCGAAATTATATTAGGTAGCAATACAGGTGATGTTATTACTAAAGTGAAATGCTCGACTTTGGCAGTTCCAGAAGAAGCTCAATTTACGGAGTTAAAAGAACTCGCATTTCCAACAGACTTTTCTTTAAATTATGATATGCAAATACTGCAACCCTTATTTGATGTTTTGGAAAACCATAAGCCCGCTTTACATATAGTACATGTAAGTAAAAATAAAACAGATTTAAATATAGAACAAAAAAGAAACAGAGAATTATTGGATGATTATTTTAGTTATACAAACCATAGTTTTCATTATTTAAGAAATAAAAAAACAGAGGTTGCCATACAGTCTTTTATTAAAAATGAAAAAATAAATATGATATGTATGGTGGCAAAAAATCTTAATTATTTTCAGCAAATTTTATTTCATTCAAATGTTGAAGAAATAAGTTATCACACAAAAATTCCGTTTTTAGTATTACACGACAAAAATTAA